A single region of the Gossypium arboreum isolate Shixiya-1 chromosome 12, ASM2569848v2, whole genome shotgun sequence genome encodes:
- the LOC108476552 gene encoding receptor-like serine/threonine-protein kinase ALE2, protein MSSFVLSNPSGALGNICSFFVKAVVVVSCAISVASADFSNNLLQAPAQSPTRAREGAPAVSGLPLPSNLPLIHRSHRRHFSPHGAPTRIAPAQRPLYGPLITVHHPPTSPHLSKPSMKSASMPPGANLPNIAPTQISPGEIPSGLAQPPLSPEVSDCCKQNSILKRGSHGCHCVYPIKLDLLLLNVSQNPNWRAFLTELSSQLHLLPTQIEIINFYSLSLSRLNISMDITPHTGISFSALDASKINSSLVMHRVRFDPNIVGGFEVLNFTWFEAPAPSPAPVVVPEPVAAPAHKSSNATSASPSNKGKHSDLILVFGISAGILVFAIVAVLIICSCTFREGKAKPKASPTEPVKPRTADVVAQAGSLPHPSSTRFLQYEELKEATNNFAPASILGEGGFGRVFKGVLSDGTAVAIKRLTSGGPQGDKEFLVEVEMLSRLHHRNLVKLVGYYSSRDASQNLLCYELVPNGSLEAWLHGPLGVNCPLDWDTRMKIALDAARGLAYLHEDSQPCVIHRDFKASNILLENNFHAKVADFGLAKQAPEGRTNYLSTRVMGTFGYVAPEYAMTGHLLVKSDVYSYGVVLLELLTGRTPVDMSQPSGQENLVTWARPILRDKDRLEELADPRLGGKYPKEDFVRVCTIAAACVAPEASQRPTMGEVVQSLKMVQRVTEYQDSMLTNSNNRPNQRQSSTTFESDETSSMFSSGPFSGVSVFDNDNISRTAVPSEDLHEGR, encoded by the exons ATGTCGAGTTTTGTTCTTTCGAATCCCAGTG GAGCATTGGGAAATATCTGTTCGTTTTTTGTGAAAGCTGTAGTTGTTGTGAGTTGTGCAATTTCAGTTGCCAGTGCTGATTTTTCCAATAATCTGCTCCAAGCACCAGCACAATCTCCCACTAGAGCTCGTGAGGGTGCGCCAGCTGTTTCTGGTCTTCCCTTACCTTCCAATCTGCCATTGATTCATAGATCACACCGAAGACATTTTTCACCTCATGGTGCACCAACACGTATAGCACCAGCCCAACGTCCTCTTTATGGTCCACTTATAACAGTCCATCACCCTCCTACCAGCCCACACTTGTCGAAACCATCAATGAAGAGTGCCTCGATGCCTCCTGGTGCAAACTTGCCAAATATTGCCCCTACACAGATCAGTCCTGGGGAAATACCTTCTGGTTTGGCTCAACCACCATTATCTCCTGAAGTGTCCG ATTGTTGCAAACAAAATTCAATTTTGAAACGAGGGAGTCATGGTTGCCATTGTGTGTATCCCATAAAGCTCGACCTTCTCCTTTTAAATGTCTCACAAAACCCGAATTGGCGTGCTTTTCTAACCGAATTATCTTCTCAGCTTCATTTGCTGCCTACTCAAATTGAGATTATCAATTTTTATTCGCTCAGTTTATCTAGATTAAATATCTCCATGGATATTACTCCACACACAGGGATCAGTTTCTCTGCTCTTGATGCATCTAAAATAAACTCTTCACTTGTGATGCATAGGGTTCGGTTTGACCCAAATATAGTTGGAGGTTTCGAGGTCCTTAATTTTACATGGTTTGAAGCTCCAGCACCTTCCCCAG CACCTGTCGTAGTTCCTGAACCAGTAGCTGCACCGGCACATAAATCCTCCAATGCTACATCAGCAAGCCCTTCAAACAAGGGGAAGCATTCGGATTTGATTCTTGTCTTTGGTATATCTGCTGGCATTCTGGTTTTTGCTATAGTAGCTGTGCTCATAATTTGTTCATGTACATTCCGTGAGGGAAAGGCTAAGCCTAAAGCATCTCCTACAGAACCTG TAAAGCCAAGGACTGCCGATGTGGTTGCACAAGCAGGGTCTCTTCCCCACCCAAGCAGTACAAGGTTTTTACAGTATGAAGAACTTAAAGAAGCAACAAACAACTTTGCACCTGCGAGCATACTAGGGGAGGGTGGATTTGGCAGAGTTTTCAAGGGTGTTTTAAGTGATGGTACAGCTGTAGCTATTAAAAGGCTTACCAGTGGAGGGCCTCAAGGAGATAAAGAGTTTTTAGTTGAAGTTGAGATGCTTAGCAGGTTGCATCATCGTAATCTTGTGAAGCTTGTAGGTTACTATAGCAGTCGCGATGCTTCACAAAACCTGCTTTGTTATGAGCTTGTTCCAAATGGAAGCTTAGAAGCATGGCTCCATG GCCCCTTGGGAGTAAATTGTCCACTGGACTGGGACACCAGAATGAAGATTGCCCTTGATGCTGCAAGAGGACTAGCATACCTGCATGAGGACTCCCAGCCGTGTGTCATCCACAGAGATTTCAAAGCATCCAACATATTACTTGAGAACAACTTTCATGCTAAAGTTGCTGATTTTGGCCTTGCGAAACAAGCACCTGAAGGCAGAACAAATTACCTGTCCACTCGTGTAATGGGCACATTTGG GTATGTAGCTCCTGAGTATGCTATGACTGGACATCTACTGGTAAAAAGTGATGTTTACAGCTATGGAGTTGTACTGCTCGAGTTACTCACTGGAAGGACGCCTGTAGATATGTCACAACCATCAGGACAGGAGAACCTTGTCACTTGG GCAAGGCCAATCCTGAGAGACAAGGATCGGTTGGAGGAGCTTGCCGATCCAAGGCTTGGAGGGAAATACCCGAAGGAAGATTTCGTACGAGTTTGCACAATTGCAGCTGCTTGTGTTGCTCCGGAAGCGAGCCAAAGGCCCACAATGGGTGAAGTAGTACAGTCTTTAAAAATGGTGCAGCGTGTTACGGAATATCAAGATTCCATGTTAACCAATTcaaacaatcggcccaaccagAGGCAGTCTTCTACTACTTTTGAGTCAGACGAGACATCATCAATGTTCTCTTCTGGTCCTTTCTCTGGCGTAAGCGTTTTCGACAATGACAATATCTCAAGGACTGCAGTTCCCTCTGAAGATCTTCATGAAGGACGATGA
- the LOC108477933 gene encoding LOW QUALITY PROTEIN: pentatricopeptide repeat-containing protein At1g02370, mitochondrial (The sequence of the model RefSeq protein was modified relative to this genomic sequence to represent the inferred CDS: inserted 2 bases in 1 codon), with product MKDEALALFKLMDELKLIHSDLPLNDLMQLYLKLGQPEKVPELIDELKQRNIPRSSYTYGFLLWSYAELNDMEGVERANQFEKAEAFLRKLESDKMPRKTRXAYHSLISLYAGTSNRAEAYRSLIRLKDFKGLKKCFKVWEYSCSVYDMRLADHVIHGYLSGDLLEEAELVFDKAMKRCKGPFAISWERFMVYYLKKLRIDLALKHMEAAVSENWSPYPETIAAVFDYFVLILPSNSEGF from the exons ATGAAAGACGAAGCATTAGCTCTCTTTAAGCTAATGGATGAATTGAAGCTCATCCACAGTGATTTGCCTTTGAACGATCTCATGCAGTTGTACTTGAAATTGGGACAACCTGAGAAGGTTCCTGAACTCATCGACGAATTGAAGCAGCGAAACATTCCGCGGAGTAGCTACACTTACGGATTCTTGTTGTGGAGCTACGCGGAGTTAAACGACATGGAAGGTGTAGAGAGA GCTAACCAGTTTGAAAAAGCTGAGGCTTTTCTTAGGAAGTTAGAGAGTGATAAGATGCCTCGTAAAACACG GGCTTACCATTCTCTGATTAGCTTGTATGCTGGTACTTCGAATCGAGCCGAGGCTTATCGA TCACTCATTAGGCTTAAGGATTTTAAGGGGTTGAAGAAATGCTTTAAGGTTTGGGAGTATAGTTGCTCCGTATATGATATGAGGTTGGCCGATCACGTGATCCATGGTTATCTATCAGGGGACCTGCTTGAGGAAGCTGAACTTGTGTTTGATAAGGCTATGAAGAGATGTAAAGGTCCTTTTGCTATATCTTGGGAACGCTTCATGGTTTACTACTTAAAGAAACTCCGCATTGACTTGGCTCTTAAACATATGGAAGCTGCAGTTTCTGAGAACTGGAGTCCTTACCCTGAAACTATAGCTGCAGTATTCGATTATTTCGTGTTGATACTGCCCAGCAATTCTGAAGGATTCTAA